The window GCTCAAGGGCGAGCGATTGACGGTCGTCCACAGCCCGCCCTGGCTGACCGGACGCAGTTGAATGGTCGACCGCCTGCCGCAATCCAGCGGCCACGCATTCGCCAGCCATTGTCCACGGGGATTCGCGCGCTGGATGGCTTGCTCACTTGCGGCCAGGGACAGCGGATGGGCATCTTTGCCGGGTCCGGAATCGGCAAAAGCGTGTTGCTGGGAATGATGGCACGCTACACCTCGGCCGATGTAAACGTGATTGCGCTGATCGGCGAACGTGGACGAGAGGTGAACGAATTCATAGAGCGCGATTTGGGTCCGGAGGGTCTGTCGCGCAGCGTGGTGGTGGTGGCCACCAGCGATGAACCGGCCCTGCGCCGCGTCCAGGCCGCGCAGGCCGCCACGGCAATTGCCGAATATTTTCGCGATTTGGGACGGAATGTGCTCCTGCTCATGGATTCGCTCACGCGGTTCGCCATGGCGCAGCGTGAAATCGGTTTGGCGGCCGGCGAGCCCCCCACGACCCGCGGTTATCCCCCCAGTGTGTTCACGATGTTGCCGCAATTGTTGGAAAGGGCAGGGCAGGCGTCGCTGGGCAGCATTACGGCGTTCTACAGCGTGCTTGTCGAAGGGGATGATCCCCAAGAACCTATCAGCGACGCAGTGCGCGGCCTGCTCGACGGTCATACCTGGCTGTCGCGGAAATTGGCCTCCCGCGCCCATTGGCCCGCGATCGACGTGCTGGAGAGCATTAGCCGCTTGATGCCCGACATTACCTCATCTACGCATTTGGAAGCTGCTCAGACCGTCCGCGAATTGCTGGCCGTCTACCGCGACCATGAAGATTTAATTTCCATCGGCGCCTATCGCAAAGGCGCCAATCGACAAGTCGATTTGGCCATCGCCGTATTGGACGAGATCAATCAGTACTTGCGGCAACGAGTCGACGAGCCGGACACGCTGGAATCGGCGCGGCAGGAGCTTATCGAGTTACAGCAGCGAGCACACAGCGCAAGTTTAGGGGAAGTCGGCTAAGCGGCGCCCCGCATAAAGCAGCGACACAAGAATGCCCCCGTACCATTTCCGATTATTGACGCTGTTGCGAATGCGCGAAAATGTGCGCGACGAACGCCGCCTGCAATTATCCGCCGCCCAGCACGACGAAGAAATTCTCGTGGATCAAATTACAAAATTAGACGATAGATTGGCCGATTTGCGCCGGCATGCTCTGGCTGCCCGTCAGCCGGGAATGATCAACGTCGATCAATTGCTCGATGCGGGCCGATACGAGCATGTTCTTCAGACGCAACGACAGGCCGCCGAGGTGCAACGTCAGGCAGTACAATTGGAAGTTGAGCGGCTTCGACGGTCGCTGCTAGAAGCCGACCGCGAAGTCAAAACCCTGGAAAAGCTGCAAGAGCAACAAGCTATGAAGCATCAGCAGCTGGAAAATCGCCGTGAAATCAAGGAGCTCGATGCGGCAGCCATCCAAGTCGCTGCCTCCGGTAAAGAAGAGTCATCGATCTCTCCACTGCATTAAATAAACCAAATTCAAAGAAGACGATGCGGCTAAGCTGGAGAAGTTGCCCAAAGGGCATAAGCCCCGATTCTCCATCCTGTGCTTGCCACGCTGCCAAAGCCCCAATTGGCGGCTTCGTCGACGCCGGGTTGGGGTTGCTTAAACCGCCGATTTTGACGAAAACCATCGCCCCCTATTAGGCGAATCGGCTGTTGTGGGAAGTCTGTGGCAGCGGTTTCGTTTTCAAAATCTACGTTACGTAGACCATGAGCCCAGCCGTGGCACAGAGCGATATTGACGCTTTGCTCCTTCACGCGCAATCAGCCGTGGCATCAATGCACGCATCCACAGCGAGCGAATTGCCCACCGGGGTCAAGCCGTTGAAACTGCCCGATTTTTCCTCCGCGGGGGCGACCACCAGCGCGGCCACGCTGAATATCAACCGCGAAGTGGAGCTCGACTTGCGCATTGAGTTGGGACGGACTCGGCTGCACGCGGAAGATGTATTAAAGCTGTCACAGGGCTCGGTAGTCAGATTGGATAAATTGGAGGGGGAGCCGGTCGATGTTTTTGTCAACGGTCGGTTGATCGCCCGCGCCGAGGTGTTGATCTTGAACGAAAATTTTTGCGTCCGTGTTTCCGAACTTGTGACTCAGGAAGCGATGTTACACGCAGCGTAAAACTGCGTTGCCGGGCCTTGAAATTGCTGGCTGCGGGATGTTTGAGAACTGAAATTCGATTTTCTCAAAGGTGGCACAGGGATGTGCTCCGATCGTCGATTGATCGACTGGCTTGCCCGCGACTTCCGCGCAGCCGCTCCTGCTGCGCGCGGGCGGAAAATTTTCACCCCTTTGTTCTGCGCGCTTTTCGTGATTGGGCCGCTGGCAAATCTCCCGGTTTGGGCGGATGATTTTTCCGGCGGATCCGAATCGAATGTCTTACGCGCTCCCAGCGGCTTGCCACGCAGTGAGGGCACTCCAACCCCCGCCGGCATGGTTCGGCAAGCAACACATCAAGAAGCTGAACCCTCGCGTTTTATTGCTGCCGGCAGCGAAACATCCATCCCGCTTCCTGCTCCGCCGCGAGACGCGGGCGGAGAAACATTCAGCGCTGGGCCGCGACCGTTGGGGGCCATTATCAGCGTGATTGTAAGTTTGGCCGTCGTGCTCGGCTTGTTTTTGGTGGCTGCTTGGTTCATGCGTCGCAGCTTGCCCAGTTCTGGCCGGCACTTGCCCACCGAAGTGGTCGAAATCCTGGGCCGTACTCCCTTGGCCGGGCGGCAGCAGATGCACGTGCTGCGCTTTGGAAACAAAATGATTTTGGTGTGCGTTTCTCCCACCAGCGTCGACACACTCGGTGAGATTACCGATCCGCTGGAAATCGATCGCCTTGCCGGACTGTGCGCACAAACCCAATCGTCCAGCGCCACGGCGGCGTTCAAACAGATTTTCAGCCAGCTTGTGCGCGACAAATCGCCCGCCGTGGTATCGGAAGTCGCTGGCGGAACCTCCCTCCCCAACAGCCGCCGCGCATCGGCGTCTGCCCAGGAGGTGGCCGATGGTTAGCAAATTGGTCCCCGTACTCATCGGGCTGGCGGTGTGGGCTGGCTCCGTTTGCATCTGTGCCGCGCAGGAGCAATCTAAATTATTTAGCAACGTCGATCAATCCAACGCTGCGGCCAAAATCGAGCTTCCTTCGCCGCTGGCCGGCGGGCCGGAGAAGTGGACCAGTCCGGAGGGGCTTTCGTCCACGCTGCAGATCATGCTGCTGATGACAGTGCTAAGCCTGGCGCCGGCGATCATGCTGATGACCACCTGCTTCGTGCGGATTTTGGTGGTGCTGGGCTTATTGCGGCAGGCCTTGGGCACCCAGCAATTGCCCCCCACACAGGTGCTGACCGCCGCATCGTTGTTTTTAACCCTGATCATCATGTGGCCCGTGTGGAAACAAACCTACGAGGAAGGGATCGTACCCTATACCAACCACACCCTGAGTATGGAAGATGCCTGGCAACGTGGCGTGCAACCGATCCGCGATTTTATGAGCAAGCAAATCGATCGGTGCGGCAATAGCGCCGACGTGTGGATGTTTTATAAATATCTTCCCCAAAGCACCACCGAACCCAAAAGTTACGCGGATGTGCCTCTGGCCGCACTGCTGCCGGCTTTCATGATCAGCGAACTCAAAACCGCGTTCCTGATTGGCTTTCAAATTTACCTGCCGTTTGTGATTCTCGATTTCGTGGTGGCCAGCGTCACCATTGGCATGGGCATGTTGATGCTGCCACCGGTGTTAATTTCAGCCCCGTTTAAGCTGCTGCTGTTTGTGCTGGTGGGTGGCTGGCATTTGGTGGCGGAAATGCTGCTGCAAAGTTTTCATGCCTGACGTGAATTAGGCGGAAAAGCGCCGGTTAAACCGCCGGCAGAAATCCAACCTCATCCTTCGATCCTGGTCCCGGTCACCTACGTTCTTTCCATGGAATCCCAAGACGCAATCAATCTGGCCCGCGAAGCAGTGATGCTGGCACTGTGGATAAGCGCCCCGGTGCTGATTGTCGGCATGGTCGTGGGCTTAGTGGTGGGCCTGATTCAAGCCTTGACTCAAGTGCAGGAGCAAACGGTGGCTTTTGTGCCCAAGCTGTTTGCGATGATTTTAGTGCTCAGCCTTACGTTGCCGTGGCTCATGATGCAAATGGTCGATTACACGCGGGAATTGATCGAAAATATTCCGCGCGCATTGTGAAATCAGCGTCGATACCGATACCCTCGTCTTCATTATTGACGTTCTAAGTTTATGCCGGCTCTTGATACCACGCCATTTATCGTGTTCACGTTTGTGTTGGCGCGCGTCAGCGGGCTGGTGATGACAGCGCCCCTGTTTGGTTCTGAGCAAGTGCCCGCGCAGGTGCGCGGCTTGTTGGCGTTTGCCTTGGCCCTAATGATTACACCGGTGCAGTTGGCCGCGCCGCCGGCGATGCCGGCGAATTTGGCGTTCTACGCGCTGCCCCTGGCTGGCGAGCTGCTTGTTGGCGTATTGCTGGGTCTGGGAGTGAAAATTTTGTTAAGCGGCGTGCAAGTGGCCGGGCAAATCATTAGCCAGATGAGCGGCCTGTCGCTGGCCGAGGTTTTCAATCCTGACTTCGATGCCGAAGTGCCGGCCATCGCCAATATGTTGCACCTGGTTACGCTGGCGGTGTTTGCCGTCATTGGCGGGCACCGACTACTCGTCGGCGCGCTGTTAGATACCTATAGATTCCTGCCCGTGGGTCATGTGATGCTTCCGCCTGCGCTGGGATCGTTGACGACGTCGCTCTTGGCGGAAAGTTTTTCGCTGGCGGTGCGTGGCGCCGCCCCGGCTATCGTAGCGCTGATGTTGGCGACGATCGTACTGGGCCTTATCAGCCGCACGCTTCCGCAGTTGAATGTTTTGGCGGTGGGCTTTGGGTTGAACGCGCTGGCTAGCTTTGCAGTGCTTGCCGTTTCGATCGGCGCCATTGCGTGGTTGTTTCAAGAACAATTGGAGCCGGCCGTGCAAGCCATCGTCGATTCGCTCCGACCGGCAACTTGAATTCTCACGCTGTACCCCCCCCACTGACCACTGACCACTGACCACCGACCACTACGCCCCGACCACTAGCCGCTGCCCATGGCCGATTTCAGTTTTGACAAATCGCTAGAACCTACGCCGCGTCGACGCCAGCAGGCCCGCGAGGAAGGACAGGTTGCCCAAAGCGCCGATTTGGCATCCGCGGGAATGTTGATTTCGGGTTTGGTGATTTTGCTGGTGTTGGGGGGGCAACTCGTCGAATTTTTCGCCCGGCTA of the Pirellulales bacterium genome contains:
- a CDS encoding FliI/YscN family ATPase, with amino-acid sequence MSDVPEWSTYRPRQLYDPPRQPIIHDQPSSMLDLSDQLDSIMTTSLTGSVVRIVGMTAAVADFPAPVGALVEIEREIGKPARAEVIGFRDDLTLLYPHENLQGVRRGNRVRLQHTFRWLRVGPELLGRVMDAQGRAIDGRPQPALADRTQLNGRPPAAIQRPRIRQPLSTGIRALDGLLTCGQGQRMGIFAGSGIGKSVLLGMMARYTSADVNVIALIGERGREVNEFIERDLGPEGLSRSVVVVATSDEPALRRVQAAQAATAIAEYFRDLGRNVLLLMDSLTRFAMAQREIGLAAGEPPTTRGYPPSVFTMLPQLLERAGQASLGSITAFYSVLVEGDDPQEPISDAVRGLLDGHTWLSRKLASRAHWPAIDVLESISRLMPDITSSTHLEAAQTVRELLAVYRDHEDLISIGAYRKGANRQVDLAIAVLDEINQYLRQRVDEPDTLESARQELIELQQRAHSASLGEVG
- the fliJ gene encoding flagellar export protein FliJ, which translates into the protein MPPYHFRLLTLLRMRENVRDERRLQLSAAQHDEEILVDQITKLDDRLADLRRHALAARQPGMINVDQLLDAGRYEHVLQTQRQAAEVQRQAVQLEVERLRRSLLEADREVKTLEKLQEQQAMKHQQLENRREIKELDAAAIQVAASGKEESSISPLH
- the fliN gene encoding flagellar motor switch protein FliN, which translates into the protein MHASTASELPTGVKPLKLPDFSSAGATTSAATLNINREVELDLRIELGRTRLHAEDVLKLSQGSVVRLDKLEGEPVDVFVNGRLIARAEVLILNENFCVRVSELVTQEAMLHAA
- a CDS encoding flagellar biosynthetic protein FliO, yielding MVRQATHQEAEPSRFIAAGSETSIPLPAPPRDAGGETFSAGPRPLGAIISVIVSLAVVLGLFLVAAWFMRRSLPSSGRHLPTEVVEILGRTPLAGRQQMHVLRFGNKMILVCVSPTSVDTLGEITDPLEIDRLAGLCAQTQSSSATAAFKQIFSQLVRDKSPAVVSEVAGGTSLPNSRRASASAQEVADG
- the fliP gene encoding flagellar type III secretion system pore protein FliP (The bacterial flagellar biogenesis protein FliP forms a type III secretion system (T3SS)-type pore required for flagellar assembly.), which gives rise to MVSKLVPVLIGLAVWAGSVCICAAQEQSKLFSNVDQSNAAAKIELPSPLAGGPEKWTSPEGLSSTLQIMLLMTVLSLAPAIMLMTTCFVRILVVLGLLRQALGTQQLPPTQVLTAASLFLTLIIMWPVWKQTYEEGIVPYTNHTLSMEDAWQRGVQPIRDFMSKQIDRCGNSADVWMFYKYLPQSTTEPKSYADVPLAALLPAFMISELKTAFLIGFQIYLPFVILDFVVASVTIGMGMLMLPPVLISAPFKLLLFVLVGGWHLVAEMLLQSFHA
- the fliQ gene encoding flagellar biosynthesis protein FliQ, translating into MESQDAINLAREAVMLALWISAPVLIVGMVVGLVVGLIQALTQVQEQTVAFVPKLFAMILVLSLTLPWLMMQMVDYTRELIENIPRAL
- a CDS encoding flagellar biosynthetic protein FliR; this translates as MPALDTTPFIVFTFVLARVSGLVMTAPLFGSEQVPAQVRGLLAFALALMITPVQLAAPPAMPANLAFYALPLAGELLVGVLLGLGVKILLSGVQVAGQIISQMSGLSLAEVFNPDFDAEVPAIANMLHLVTLAVFAVIGGHRLLVGALLDTYRFLPVGHVMLPPALGSLTTSLLAESFSLAVRGAAPAIVALMLATIVLGLISRTLPQLNVLAVGFGLNALASFAVLAVSIGAIAWLFQEQLEPAVQAIVDSLRPAT